A single region of the Nocardioides ochotonae genome encodes:
- a CDS encoding glycoside hydrolase family 3 C-terminal domain-containing protein, producing the protein MALTVTTLGAAIGVQQPATAEDDLPWMNTSLPAAQRAELLIDAMTLDQKLEQIFNRPVYNSDLDDGVPDNGVGCDFTLIGRHIEGIPALKIPDFRMANGGTGIRGGDCLPEPTATALPAQISSAATFDRDLTLDWGRVLDVELQAWAHQVLWGPVLNLIRTPYGGRNNEFFSEDPYLTGVLASQIIRGIQERNVSQATAKHFVANDSEFQFERWTAAIRVPARAMHELYLLPFEMAVKDADVSSVMCAYGYVNFSYNCESRPLLRQTLRQDWGFDGYVFSDRRAQQSTVPSILAGTDVEVDEEPEWYQPALVKAAIRDGEITEADIDDMLRERYIKMFQFGDFDNPETGFTWDQLEDEMVPGGTHAQVAKDAAAESLVLLRNERGQLPLNSRAIDSVALIGARWFAGEATLPPRSGDRANNVSVRAPYEVTPRQGLLNTLRSLGAEDATVTYNNANNIGSAIALAQRSDVTIMMLGDVARETWDKNSNWQEENPGGNVSGANREVPDLDLPTVTGTNQQQLATRMLDAVPNTVVVLKTQGQVNMPWIDKVRTMVEAWYPGQEDGNVVADALFGVTNFSGKLPVTFGKTDREAAYQSQEQYPGYQENTGVDGGIGRDPIPGAPQRVVRYTEGLKMGYRWYQATGTEPLFPFGYGLSYTTFDYSNLDVATIRTNRQQTGLRVGYTVTNTGDVAGKEASQVYLRLPPEARQDFNRLVGFQKVDLEPGESQRVSVVLDSRASNHPLSYFVPADPDDLRRWADGRWVTTPGRYTVSVGGSSESLPLRQGLRVNIGQTAKANSRIVNPTVTPRKVTPNVRARVSFRVLSAGQPATGTVQVRTRGAVIGRATLNANGNARVQLTRLPVGTYALRLIYTGSDASKRATKTITLRVQRR; encoded by the coding sequence GTGGCCCTCACGGTCACGACACTCGGCGCCGCCATCGGCGTCCAACAGCCAGCCACCGCGGAGGACGACCTCCCGTGGATGAACACGAGTCTTCCAGCGGCCCAGCGCGCCGAGCTGCTGATCGACGCGATGACGCTCGACCAGAAGCTCGAGCAGATCTTCAACCGCCCGGTCTACAACTCCGACCTCGACGACGGCGTCCCCGACAACGGCGTCGGCTGTGACTTCACGCTGATCGGTCGCCACATCGAGGGCATTCCCGCGCTGAAGATCCCCGACTTCCGGATGGCCAACGGCGGCACCGGCATCCGCGGTGGCGACTGCCTCCCGGAGCCGACCGCGACGGCGCTGCCCGCACAGATCTCCTCCGCCGCCACCTTCGACCGCGACCTCACCCTCGACTGGGGACGGGTCCTCGACGTGGAGCTGCAGGCCTGGGCGCACCAGGTGCTGTGGGGCCCGGTCCTGAACCTGATCCGCACGCCGTACGGCGGGCGCAACAACGAGTTCTTCAGTGAGGACCCCTACCTCACCGGTGTCCTGGCCTCGCAGATCATCCGCGGCATCCAGGAGCGCAACGTGAGCCAGGCGACCGCCAAGCACTTCGTCGCCAACGACTCGGAGTTCCAGTTCGAGCGGTGGACCGCCGCCATCCGGGTGCCCGCTCGGGCGATGCACGAGCTCTACCTGCTGCCCTTCGAGATGGCGGTGAAGGACGCCGACGTCTCCTCGGTGATGTGCGCCTACGGGTACGTGAACTTCAGCTACAACTGCGAGAGCCGGCCGCTCCTGCGCCAGACCCTGCGCCAGGACTGGGGCTTCGACGGCTACGTCTTCTCCGACCGGCGCGCCCAGCAGAGCACGGTGCCCTCGATCCTCGCCGGCACCGACGTCGAGGTCGACGAGGAGCCGGAGTGGTACCAGCCCGCCCTCGTGAAGGCGGCGATCCGGGACGGTGAGATCACCGAGGCCGACATCGACGACATGCTGCGCGAGCGCTACATCAAGATGTTCCAGTTCGGAGACTTCGACAACCCGGAGACCGGGTTCACCTGGGACCAGCTCGAGGACGAGATGGTCCCCGGCGGTACCCACGCCCAGGTGGCCAAGGACGCGGCCGCGGAGAGCCTCGTGCTCCTGCGCAACGAGCGCGGCCAGCTGCCGCTCAACTCCCGCGCGATCGACTCGGTGGCCCTGATCGGCGCCCGGTGGTTCGCCGGCGAGGCCACGCTGCCGCCGCGCAGCGGCGACCGCGCCAACAACGTCTCCGTCCGCGCGCCGTACGAGGTGACGCCGAGGCAGGGCCTGTTGAACACCCTGCGCTCCCTCGGCGCCGAGGACGCCACCGTCACCTACAACAACGCCAACAACATCGGCAGCGCCATCGCGCTGGCCCAGCGGTCCGACGTGACCATCATGATGCTCGGTGACGTGGCCCGCGAGACGTGGGACAAGAACAGCAACTGGCAAGAGGAGAACCCCGGCGGCAACGTCTCGGGTGCCAACCGGGAGGTCCCCGACCTCGACCTGCCCACGGTGACGGGAACCAACCAGCAGCAGCTGGCCACCCGCATGCTCGACGCGGTCCCGAACACGGTCGTGGTGCTGAAGACCCAGGGCCAGGTCAACATGCCCTGGATCGACAAGGTCCGCACCATGGTGGAGGCGTGGTACCCCGGCCAGGAGGACGGCAACGTCGTGGCCGACGCGCTCTTCGGGGTCACCAACTTCTCCGGCAAGCTGCCCGTGACCTTCGGCAAGACCGACCGTGAGGCGGCGTACCAGAGCCAGGAGCAGTACCCGGGCTACCAGGAGAACACCGGGGTGGACGGCGGCATCGGCCGCGACCCGATCCCGGGTGCACCGCAGCGGGTCGTCCGCTACACCGAGGGCCTGAAGATGGGCTACCGGTGGTACCAGGCGACCGGCACCGAGCCGCTGTTCCCCTTCGGCTACGGCCTGTCCTACACGACCTTCGACTACAGCAACCTCGACGTGGCCACGATCCGCACCAACCGGCAGCAGACCGGTCTGCGGGTGGGCTACACGGTCACCAACACCGGCGACGTCGCCGGCAAGGAGGCCTCGCAGGTCTACCTGAGGCTGCCCCCGGAGGCCCGGCAGGACTTCAACCGTCTGGTCGGCTTCCAGAAGGTCGACCTCGAGCCCGGCGAGAGCCAACGGGTCTCGGTGGTCCTCGACTCGAGGGCCTCCAACCACCCGCTGTCCTACTTCGTCCCCGCGGATCCCGACGACCTCCGGCGCTGGGCCGACGGCCGGTGGGTCACGACCCCCGGGCGCTACACGGTGTCCGTGGGCGGATCCTCCGAGAGCCTGCCGCTTCGCCAGGGGCTGCGGGTGAACATCGGACAGACCGCGAAGGCGAACTCGCGGATCGTGAATCCCACGGTCACCCCGCGCAAGGTGACCCCGAACGTCCGCGCCCGGGTCAGCTTCCGGGTGCTCTCGGCCGGGCAGCCTGCCACCGGCACCGTCCAGGTCAGGACGAGGGGCGCGGTCATCGGCCGGGCCACCCTCAACGCCAACGGCAATGCCCGGGTGCAGCTCACCCGGCTGCCGGTGGGCACCTACGCGCTGCGTCTGATCTACACCGGCTCGGACGCCTCGAAGCGGGCCACCA